In Corynebacterium nuruki S6-4, the following proteins share a genomic window:
- a CDS encoding nitrite reductase (NAD(P)H) small subunit translates to MTSTLTSTAASTPTPASTPTRHLTVCRADDLEDNLGVAVLLPDGSQAALFRIPADDVDDAANGDYTDEPVFLAVSNTDPYTGAAVISRGIVGEHDGHPTVASPLLKQSFSLIDGTSTAGDGRDLPVYPVETVDGDVILHY, encoded by the coding sequence ATGACCTCCACACTCACCTCCACCGCCGCCTCCACACCCACCCCGGCGTCCACCCCGACCCGGCACCTCACCGTCTGCCGTGCCGACGATCTCGAGGACAACCTCGGGGTCGCCGTCCTGCTGCCCGACGGCAGCCAGGCCGCCCTGTTCCGGATCCCCGCCGACGACGTCGATGACGCCGCCAACGGCGACTACACCGACGAACCCGTGTTCCTCGCGGTCTCCAACACCGACCCCTACACCGGTGCCGCCGTCATCAGCCGTGGCATCGTCGGGGAGCACGACGGGCACCCCACCGTGGCGTCCCCGCTGCTCAAACAGTCCTTCTCACTGATCGACGGCACGTCGACCGCCGGTGACGGCCGGGATCTCCCGGTCTACCCGGTGGAGACCGTCGACGGGGACGTCATCCTGCACTACTGA
- a CDS encoding uroporphyrinogen-III synthase — MTNRPTTIHATQAARGVRQLSEALSGCAVLLPVDRRSTELAGALQRHGAETSIAPPLTVIPHYDDVELIDRTRDLIADPPDIVIATTGVGFRGWIDAAESAGLGDALTDALGQAQILVRGPKARGAVQQAGLETDWVAESETSGELTEFLLAEGVAGRRIAVQHHGAGDPDMEDTLRDAGAQVRGLTVYRWGPPADPALVGRSTGLVAAGDVDAVLFTSAPGVRAWLETAEQLGTLPAVLEMFRDRTMAAAVGPVSAAPLRQYGIDPVVPDRYRMGAMVRETVNHLAGEDTAVPTAAGALHVRTGGVLLDGAFHPLGRTATDVLRLFARRPGAVLSRRELLDGLVGRLADGQATDHAVEVTVARIREKLGAGFIETVYKRGYRLAV; from the coding sequence GTGACGAACAGACCGACCACCATCCACGCCACACAGGCGGCCCGCGGCGTCCGGCAGCTCTCGGAGGCCCTGTCGGGATGCGCCGTCCTGCTGCCCGTCGACCGGAGATCCACCGAACTCGCCGGCGCCCTGCAGCGCCACGGTGCGGAGACCTCCATCGCCCCGCCGTTGACCGTCATCCCGCACTACGACGACGTCGAACTCATCGACCGGACCCGCGACCTCATCGCGGACCCGCCGGACATCGTCATCGCGACCACCGGGGTGGGGTTCCGCGGCTGGATCGACGCCGCGGAATCCGCGGGACTCGGCGACGCCCTCACCGACGCCCTCGGACAGGCGCAGATCCTCGTCCGTGGTCCGAAGGCCCGCGGCGCCGTCCAGCAGGCCGGGTTGGAGACCGACTGGGTCGCCGAATCCGAGACCTCCGGCGAACTCACCGAATTCCTGCTGGCGGAGGGGGTGGCGGGCCGGCGCATCGCCGTGCAGCACCACGGTGCCGGCGACCCGGACATGGAGGACACCCTCCGGGACGCCGGGGCGCAGGTCCGTGGCCTGACCGTGTACCGCTGGGGACCACCCGCCGATCCCGCCCTGGTCGGGCGCAGCACCGGACTCGTCGCCGCCGGAGACGTGGACGCCGTGCTCTTCACCTCCGCGCCGGGCGTCCGCGCCTGGCTGGAGACCGCCGAACAGCTCGGCACACTGCCCGCCGTGCTGGAGATGTTCCGGGACCGGACGATGGCCGCCGCGGTCGGACCCGTCTCCGCGGCACCGCTGCGCCAGTACGGTATCGACCCGGTCGTGCCGGACCGCTACCGGATGGGGGCGATGGTCCGCGAGACGGTCAACCATCTCGCCGGCGAGGACACGGCGGTCCCGACCGCCGCCGGCGCACTGCACGTGCGGACCGGGGGAGTGCTGCTCGACGGCGCGTTCCACCCGCTCGGCCGCACCGCCACCGACGTGCTGCGCCTGTTCGCCCGGCGGCCCGGGGCGGTGCTGAGCCGCCGTGAGCTGCTCGACGGGCTGGTCGGACGCCTCGCCGACGGCCAGGCCACCGACCATGCGGTGGAAGTGACGGTCGCCCGGATCCGGGAGAAGCTCGGTGCCGGGTTCATCGAGACGGTGTACAAGCGCGGTTACCGGCTGGCCGTGTAA
- a CDS encoding NADPH-dependent 2,4-dienoyl-CoA reductase yields MTDSTSASATSPYPSLFRPLDIGGITLPNRSVMGSMHTGLEDRIKHADELGEFYAERARGGVGLIITGGIAPIRSGDLMAMGGRMATPLSVYHHRKVTDKVHEAGGLIAMQILHAGRYGVTPFKAAPGSEPSPIHPFKHIRMTESMILRTIRSFGRAARLARKAGYDAVEIMGGEGYLINQFLCPHTNDRTDRWGGSTANRQRFLIEVIDEIRRQVPRDFPVILRQSVADFVKDGQTFDEIALLARRAERHGVDAINTDIGWHEARVPTIVTSVPRAAFVKFTERLRDEVAIPLIASNRINTPEVAEQVLTEHRVDAVSMARPFLADPAFMAKAAAGHSDRINTCIGCNQACLDHIFVGKKVSCLVNPRAGRETTLTLSPTRTAKKVAVIGAGPAGLSAAVSAAEKGHKVTLFESRDHVGGQFAIASRIPGKEEFHESIRYFRTQLQVRGVDVRLNTRASVDDLVDGGFDHVILATGVTPRIPQIDGVDHPMVMTYAQAVLGEREIGHRVAVLGAGGIGFDVSEFLTTPTGEDSPSLHLKEWEQEWGVTEDLETPGFLTRPRPEAPLREVYMVQRKSSRQGKSLGKTTGWVHRAAVKGKKVEQISGATYEKIDDDGLHLAFYEEKKDRKGNVVSKELTGRRVIEVDNIVLCTGQESVAELAGPLTAAGLSVDVVGGADLAAELDAKRAIRQGTEAAAAIA; encoded by the coding sequence ATGACTGACTCCACCTCCGCCTCCGCCACCTCCCCGTACCCGAGCCTGTTCCGGCCGCTCGACATCGGCGGCATCACGCTGCCCAACCGCTCGGTCATGGGCTCGATGCACACCGGCCTGGAGGACCGCATCAAACATGCCGACGAACTCGGCGAGTTCTACGCCGAGCGCGCCCGCGGCGGCGTGGGCCTGATCATCACCGGCGGCATCGCTCCGATCCGGTCCGGTGACCTCATGGCCATGGGCGGCCGCATGGCGACCCCGCTGTCCGTGTACCACCACCGCAAGGTCACCGACAAGGTCCACGAGGCCGGCGGTCTCATCGCCATGCAGATCCTCCACGCCGGCCGCTACGGGGTGACCCCCTTCAAGGCCGCGCCGGGGTCGGAGCCCTCCCCCATCCACCCGTTCAAGCACATCCGGATGACCGAGTCGATGATCCTGCGGACCATCCGCTCCTTCGGCCGCGCCGCCCGGCTGGCGCGCAAGGCGGGGTACGACGCGGTCGAGATCATGGGTGGCGAGGGCTACCTCATCAACCAGTTCCTGTGCCCCCACACCAATGACCGCACCGACCGGTGGGGCGGGTCCACCGCCAACCGGCAGAGGTTCCTCATCGAGGTCATCGACGAGATCCGCCGCCAGGTGCCGCGGGACTTCCCGGTGATCCTGCGGCAGTCCGTGGCGGACTTCGTCAAGGACGGGCAGACCTTCGACGAGATCGCGCTGCTGGCCCGCCGGGCCGAACGCCACGGGGTGGACGCGATCAACACCGACATCGGCTGGCACGAGGCGCGCGTCCCCACCATCGTCACCTCGGTGCCGCGCGCCGCGTTCGTGAAGTTCACCGAGCGGCTGCGCGACGAGGTCGCCATCCCGCTGATCGCCTCGAACCGCATCAACACCCCGGAGGTCGCCGAGCAGGTCCTCACCGAGCACCGGGTGGACGCGGTCTCCATGGCCCGGCCGTTCCTCGCCGATCCCGCGTTCATGGCCAAGGCCGCGGCGGGGCACTCCGACCGGATCAACACCTGCATCGGCTGCAACCAGGCCTGCCTCGACCACATCTTCGTCGGGAAGAAGGTCTCCTGCCTGGTCAACCCCCGTGCCGGCCGGGAAACCACCCTGACCCTCTCCCCCACCCGCACCGCGAAGAAGGTGGCGGTCATCGGCGCCGGCCCCGCCGGTCTCTCGGCCGCGGTCTCCGCGGCGGAGAAGGGTCACAAGGTCACGCTCTTCGAATCCCGCGACCATGTCGGCGGCCAGTTCGCCATCGCCTCCCGGATCCCCGGCAAGGAGGAGTTCCACGAGTCCATCCGTTACTTCCGGACGCAGCTGCAGGTCCGCGGGGTGGATGTGCGCCTGAACACCCGCGCGAGCGTCGACGACCTCGTCGACGGGGGCTTCGACCACGTCATCCTCGCCACCGGTGTGACCCCCCGCATCCCGCAGATCGACGGGGTGGACCACCCGATGGTCATGACCTACGCCCAGGCGGTGCTCGGCGAGCGGGAGATCGGCCACCGGGTCGCCGTCCTCGGCGCCGGCGGCATCGGCTTCGACGTCTCCGAGTTCCTCACCACCCCGACCGGTGAGGATTCCCCGTCACTGCACCTCAAGGAGTGGGAGCAGGAGTGGGGTGTGACCGAGGACCTGGAGACCCCCGGCTTCCTCACCAGGCCCCGGCCGGAGGCCCCGCTGCGTGAGGTGTACATGGTGCAGCGTAAGTCCTCCCGGCAGGGGAAGTCCCTGGGCAAGACCACCGGGTGGGTCCACCGGGCGGCGGTGAAGGGGAAGAAGGTCGAGCAGATCAGCGGCGCGACCTACGAGAAGATCGACGACGACGGACTGCACCTGGCCTTCTACGAGGAGAAGAAGGACCGGAAGGGCAACGTGGTCTCGAAGGAACTGACCGGCCGACGTGTCATCGAGGTCGACAACATCGTGCTGTGCACCGGTCAGGAGTCCGTGGCGGAACTCGCCGGTCCGCTGACGGCCGCCGGGCTGAGCGTGGACGTCGTCGGCGGTGCCGATCTCGCCGCCGAGCTGGACGCCAAGCGGGCGATCCGGCAGGGTACCGAGGCCGCCGCCGCCATCGCGTGA
- a CDS encoding PadR family transcriptional regulator, with protein MALEHAIMISLAERPGTGYELGRQFSVSLGHFWPASRQQIYRTLARLSDDGLITCRDVPQQGRPDKKVYSLASAGQDALAAWIAEPTTVTALRDELGVKLRGAEHGALTDVLADVAHHRRAHHDRLALYHGYADSQFPERTTLTGRRLHQYLVLRGGIRLEEAFVDWCDEVLDALTPDPTCDPTTATTTTTTTPTAEKS; from the coding sequence ATGGCGTTGGAGCACGCGATCATGATCTCCCTGGCGGAACGGCCGGGCACCGGCTACGAGCTGGGCCGGCAGTTCTCGGTCTCACTCGGCCACTTCTGGCCGGCGAGCCGCCAGCAGATCTACCGCACCCTCGCCCGACTGTCCGACGACGGTCTCATCACCTGCCGGGACGTCCCCCAGCAGGGCCGGCCCGACAAGAAGGTCTACTCCCTGGCATCCGCCGGACAGGACGCCCTGGCCGCCTGGATCGCCGAGCCGACGACGGTGACCGCCCTGCGTGACGAACTGGGGGTGAAACTGCGCGGCGCCGAGCACGGTGCCCTCACCGACGTCCTCGCCGACGTCGCCCACCACCGCCGTGCCCACCACGACCGGCTGGCGCTCTACCACGGTTACGCCGACAGCCAGTTCCCCGAGCGGACGACCCTGACCGGCCGCCGGCTCCACCAGTACCTCGTCCTGCGCGGCGGCATCCGTCTCGAGGAGGCCTTCGTCGACTGGTGCGACGAGGTCCTGGACGCGCTCACCCCGGACCCGACCTGCGACCCGACAACTGCGACAACGACGACAACGACGACCCCGACAGCAGAGAAGAGCTGA
- a CDS encoding DUF294 nucleotidyltransferase-like domain-containing protein, producing the protein MSVELDEVRRFLAAHEPFAHLPAAELDALPAAMTVSYVRRGTTIMAAGAACSQMFVVRSGAVDVLDADGVLLDRRGTGDSVGYSTVVPAPGNPPGTARYTMVAVEDSLLLTLPGADLLGLVDRCPEVARYYAGLSVRIRADADRLRQRAGADILRIRVADLLPDAPEGVLRTAVTTGADATVAAAARLMVAEGVSCLPVTDDGRLAGILTDRDLRSRVVAAELPGTTGVGEVMTADPVAADPDATVFEAMLQMSDLGIHHLPVVAEDGQVIAVLAAADVMRRLRTDPIYLAADLARATDPAQLRRIVDDTAEMASGFIERGASPDEIAGLLTVGLDALARRLLTLAEEELGAPPVPYAFVVVGSQGRRAVGFASDQDNALVLDDSYDADAHGAYFAALSQRVCDGLHAAGQVHCPGDMMASNPAWRMTESQWRETFHTWVTAPDPDALLHAQTFFDMRVIHGVRDLVDGDHGVHRYAVAVAKDAPRLHAQLAAIAARREPPLGVFRGLAVDRGGAYAHTLHIKAGGTAAIVQIARLYSLVAGSTVVGTRARLAAAAEAGVLSGQGARDLTDAFDALTAVTLRHQAARLRRGETPDYHIDPDTLGKMDRENLRDAFGIVKSAQSGLAVAYPVRAT; encoded by the coding sequence ATGAGCGTGGAACTCGACGAGGTCCGGCGGTTCCTCGCCGCCCACGAACCCTTCGCCCACCTGCCCGCCGCCGAACTCGACGCCCTGCCCGCGGCCATGACGGTGAGCTACGTCCGCCGCGGCACGACGATCATGGCCGCCGGGGCGGCCTGCTCGCAGATGTTCGTCGTACGCTCCGGGGCCGTCGACGTCCTCGACGCCGACGGCGTCCTGCTCGACCGGCGGGGGACCGGCGATTCCGTCGGCTACTCCACCGTCGTCCCCGCCCCCGGCAACCCGCCGGGCACCGCCCGCTACACCATGGTCGCCGTCGAGGACAGCCTCCTGCTCACCCTCCCCGGCGCCGACCTGCTCGGCCTGGTCGACCGCTGCCCCGAGGTCGCCCGCTACTACGCCGGCCTGTCGGTACGGATCCGGGCGGACGCCGACCGGCTGCGGCAGCGCGCCGGCGCCGACATCCTGCGGATCCGGGTCGCCGACCTGCTGCCGGACGCCCCCGAAGGCGTCCTGCGGACCGCCGTCACCACCGGGGCGGACGCCACCGTCGCCGCCGCGGCCCGGCTGATGGTCGCCGAGGGGGTCTCCTGCCTGCCGGTCACCGACGACGGCCGGCTCGCCGGCATCCTCACCGACCGTGACCTGCGCAGCCGGGTCGTCGCCGCCGAGCTGCCCGGCACCACCGGGGTCGGGGAGGTGATGACCGCCGACCCGGTCGCCGCCGACCCCGACGCGACCGTCTTCGAGGCCATGCTGCAGATGAGTGACCTGGGCATCCACCACCTGCCGGTCGTCGCCGAGGACGGGCAGGTCATCGCCGTCCTCGCCGCCGCCGACGTGATGCGCCGGCTGCGGACCGACCCCATCTACCTCGCCGCCGACCTCGCCCGGGCCACCGACCCCGCACAGCTGCGCCGGATCGTCGACGACACCGCCGAAATGGCGTCCGGATTCATCGAGCGCGGCGCCTCGCCCGACGAGATCGCCGGCCTGCTGACCGTCGGACTCGACGCGCTCGCCCGCCGGCTGCTCACCCTCGCCGAGGAGGAACTCGGCGCCCCGCCGGTGCCCTACGCCTTCGTCGTCGTCGGGTCCCAGGGGCGCCGCGCCGTCGGTTTCGCCTCCGACCAGGACAACGCCCTCGTCCTCGACGACAGCTACGACGCGGACGCCCACGGCGCCTACTTCGCCGCGCTGTCACAGCGGGTGTGCGACGGACTGCATGCCGCCGGCCAGGTTCACTGCCCCGGGGACATGATGGCCTCCAACCCGGCGTGGCGGATGACCGAGTCCCAGTGGCGGGAGACCTTCCACACCTGGGTCACCGCTCCCGACCCGGACGCCCTGCTCCACGCCCAGACCTTCTTCGACATGCGCGTCATCCACGGCGTCCGCGACCTCGTCGACGGCGACCACGGGGTGCACCGCTACGCCGTGGCGGTCGCAAAGGACGCCCCGCGCCTCCACGCCCAGCTCGCCGCCATCGCCGCACGCCGCGAACCGCCCCTCGGCGTGTTCCGCGGACTCGCCGTCGACCGTGGCGGCGCCTACGCCCACACCCTGCACATCAAGGCCGGCGGGACCGCGGCGATCGTCCAGATCGCCCGGCTCTACTCCCTTGTCGCCGGCTCCACAGTCGTCGGCACCCGGGCCCGGCTGGCCGCGGCGGCCGAGGCCGGCGTCCTGTCCGGGCAGGGTGCCCGCGACCTCACCGACGCCTTCGACGCCCTCACCGCCGTCACGCTGCGCCACCAGGCCGCCCGGCTGCGCCGCGGGGAGACCCCCGACTACCACATCGACCCCGACACTCTCGGGAAGATGGACCGGGAGAACCTGCGGGACGCCTTCGGGATCGTCAAGTCCGCCCAGTCCGGCCTCGCCGTCGCCTACCCGGTGCGTGCGACATGA
- a CDS encoding exonuclease domain-containing protein, whose translation MRWGRDRRATAAAKATGALGNFYRTPAPDPETGLADLPLLAVDVETTGLDPRRDRLLSIGWVPVDGRHITLAGARELVLTGQTGPAGVGQSATLHGLTDDALAGGVPVEEALGELLTALSGRALLAHFADIETGFLSVACRRAFGARLEVPTVDTLELERRHMERMATLPRGEDLRLPRVRSRYGLPDYRSHRAVTDAQACAELYLALTEPEPGRREYRTLGELRT comes from the coding sequence ATGAGATGGGGCAGAGACCGCCGCGCCACCGCCGCGGCGAAGGCCACCGGCGCACTCGGGAATTTCTACCGGACGCCCGCGCCCGACCCGGAGACCGGGCTGGCGGACCTGCCGCTGCTCGCCGTCGACGTCGAGACCACCGGCCTGGACCCGCGGCGCGACCGGCTGCTCTCCATCGGGTGGGTCCCCGTCGACGGGCGGCACATCACCCTCGCCGGCGCCCGGGAACTCGTCCTCACCGGACAGACCGGACCGGCCGGGGTGGGGCAGTCCGCCACGCTCCACGGCCTGACCGACGACGCCCTGGCCGGCGGCGTGCCCGTCGAGGAGGCGCTGGGTGAACTGCTCACGGCACTGTCCGGCCGGGCGCTGCTCGCGCACTTCGCCGACATCGAGACCGGGTTCCTGTCGGTGGCCTGCCGTCGGGCGTTCGGGGCGCGCCTCGAGGTGCCGACCGTCGACACCCTCGAACTCGAACGCCGCCACATGGAGCGGATGGCCACCCTGCCGCGCGGCGAGGATCTCCGGCTGCCGCGGGTACGGTCCCGCTACGGGCTGCCCGACTACCGCAGTCACCGCGCGGTGACCGACGCCCAGGCGTGCGCGGAACTCTATCTCGCACTCACCGAACCGGAGCCGGGACGCCGCGAGTACCGGACGCTGGGGGAGCTGCGGACCTGA
- a CDS encoding fumarylacetoacetate hydrolase family protein — protein MRISRIAHPEGMSFVVVEGGEADGAGATCCEIKGHPFGEPEYTGRTWPLADVRLLSPILPSKVVAVGRNYADHVKEVFSKSAEHLPPTIFIKPPTAVVGPGAPIRIPEWATRVEFEGELAIVIGRPCKDVKREDWKSVVRGFTIVNDVSSRDLQFSDGQWARAKGLDSFCPLGPWIETDLDFAELDNLPIKAHLTHDGVTETKQDSNSNQMIKAVPEIVEWISSAFTLLPGDVICTGSPAGTAEMVPGDSIDVEIPGIGHLVNPVERY, from the coding sequence ATGCGAATCTCCAGAATTGCCCACCCGGAAGGGATGTCCTTCGTCGTCGTGGAGGGCGGCGAGGCGGACGGTGCCGGTGCCACCTGCTGCGAGATCAAGGGCCACCCCTTCGGCGAGCCGGAGTACACCGGCCGCACCTGGCCCCTGGCCGACGTCCGTCTGCTGTCCCCGATCCTGCCCTCCAAGGTCGTCGCGGTCGGACGCAACTACGCCGACCACGTCAAGGAGGTGTTCAGCAAGTCCGCCGAGCACCTGCCGCCGACGATCTTCATCAAGCCGCCGACAGCCGTCGTCGGCCCGGGTGCCCCGATCCGGATCCCGGAGTGGGCCACCCGTGTCGAGTTCGAGGGCGAGCTCGCCATCGTCATCGGCCGGCCCTGCAAGGACGTCAAGCGGGAGGACTGGAAGTCCGTCGTCCGCGGCTTCACCATCGTCAACGACGTCTCGTCGCGCGACCTGCAGTTCTCCGACGGCCAGTGGGCGCGGGCCAAGGGCCTGGACAGCTTCTGCCCGCTCGGCCCCTGGATCGAGACCGACCTCGACTTCGCCGAGCTCGACAACCTGCCGATCAAGGCGCACCTCACCCACGACGGGGTGACCGAGACCAAGCAGGACTCGAACTCCAACCAGATGATCAAGGCAGTCCCGGAGATCGTCGAGTGGATCTCCTCCGCCTTCACCCTGCTGCCCGGCGACGTCATCTGCACCGGTTCCCCCGCGGGCACCGCCGAGATGGTCCCCGGCGACTCGATCGACGTCGAGATCCCCGGCATCGGCCACCTGGTCAACCCGGTCGAGCGCTACTAG
- a CDS encoding isochorismate synthase, producing MSYDDRPATAPDFLLSRPSGSIRTQGMKASYPDPFEAATALRNGEVRLVVGAVPFDTANRAALMAPESVIRDEGPLEPPAHYRGQDAADLMEVVGVSPLTTPEEHQATVESAIATMQNTVLDKVVLARAVDVEYADEVDPLLIAARMIDLSAHREGFAVDLGATGRSDDRDTMFVGSSPEMLVRRRGRTVEALPLAGSAARQSDLEKDMATGRALQDSVKDLSEHRWVTDHYRRILSAVCDELSVPDSPELVQTNEMWHLATHITGTLTVGADGTAPSALDLALMLHPTPAVGGTPTDAALGIIEEVEEPRDFYAGFVGWCDSDGDGEYMVSIRCAEVAGTIARCWAGGGIIASSSAAAETTETTAKLQTALRALNVPLAMRTV from the coding sequence GTGAGCTATGACGACCGTCCGGCGACGGCCCCCGACTTTCTCCTGTCCCGCCCGTCGGGGAGCATCCGTACCCAGGGGATGAAGGCGTCCTACCCGGACCCCTTCGAGGCGGCGACCGCGCTGCGCAACGGTGAGGTGCGTCTGGTCGTCGGCGCGGTACCGTTCGACACGGCCAACCGGGCCGCCCTCATGGCCCCCGAGTCGGTCATCCGGGACGAGGGCCCGCTGGAGCCGCCCGCGCACTACCGGGGGCAGGACGCCGCCGACCTCATGGAGGTCGTCGGAGTCTCCCCGTTGACGACGCCGGAGGAGCATCAGGCGACCGTCGAGTCGGCGATCGCGACGATGCAGAACACGGTGCTGGACAAGGTCGTGCTGGCCCGGGCGGTGGACGTGGAGTACGCCGACGAGGTCGATCCGCTGCTCATCGCGGCGCGGATGATCGACCTGTCCGCCCACCGGGAGGGCTTCGCGGTCGATCTGGGGGCGACGGGCCGGTCCGATGACCGGGACACGATGTTCGTCGGCTCGTCCCCCGAGATGCTGGTGCGCCGGCGCGGCCGGACCGTCGAGGCGCTGCCGTTGGCGGGGTCGGCGGCCCGGCAGTCCGATCTGGAGAAGGACATGGCCACCGGCCGGGCCCTGCAGGATTCGGTCAAGGACCTCAGCGAGCACCGGTGGGTCACCGACCACTACCGGCGGATCCTCAGTGCGGTGTGCGACGAGCTCAGTGTGCCGGACTCCCCCGAGCTGGTGCAGACCAACGAGATGTGGCACCTGGCCACCCACATCACCGGCACGCTGACGGTCGGTGCGGACGGTACCGCGCCCTCTGCGCTGGATCTCGCGCTGATGCTGCACCCGACTCCGGCGGTCGGCGGGACGCCGACGGATGCCGCGCTGGGCATCATCGAGGAGGTGGAGGAGCCGCGGGACTTCTACGCGGGTTTCGTCGGCTGGTGCGATTCCGACGGCGACGGCGAGTACATGGTCTCGATCCGCTGCGCGGAGGTCGCCGGGACGATCGCCCGCTGCTGGGCGGGCGGCGGGATCATCGCGAGTTCCTCGGCGGCGGCGGAGACCACGGAGACGACGGCGAAGCTGCAGACGGCACTGCGGGCGCTGAATGTCCCGTTGGCGATGCGGACCGTCTGA
- a CDS encoding SDR family oxidoreductase, producing the protein MSTPDPSSAATDHITDPGTPTTRVAVVTGAAGGLGRAFCAALTDAGWTVVGWGRTAATLAELTASGTADHTTVCDVTDESSVAAALAEVTGRYGRLDLLVNNAGTPGPTGRLDTVDPVAFEATLRTNTLGTFLCTRAVFAWMAGHGGGRIINNGSIAAHAPRAQAAAYAASKAAVASLTVSTALDGRDCGITATELDIGNARTDLLGTFTGAEPMFSADDAARLLTTVAELPAGVSVDAVTVTAAGMPYLGRG; encoded by the coding sequence ATGAGCACCCCGGACCCGTCATCCGCCGCCACTGACCACATCACCGATCCCGGCACCCCGACAACGAGAGTCGCGGTCGTCACCGGCGCCGCCGGAGGTCTGGGCCGCGCCTTCTGCGCCGCGCTCACCGACGCCGGGTGGACCGTCGTCGGCTGGGGGCGGACCGCGGCCACCCTCGCCGAGCTCACGGCGTCCGGCACCGCCGACCACACCACGGTCTGCGATGTCACCGACGAATCCTCGGTCGCCGCGGCCCTCGCCGAGGTGACCGGCCGCTACGGTCGTCTCGACCTGCTCGTCAACAACGCCGGCACGCCCGGCCCCACCGGCCGGCTCGACACGGTGGACCCCGTCGCATTCGAGGCCACGCTGCGCACCAACACGCTCGGCACGTTCCTGTGCACCCGAGCCGTCTTCGCCTGGATGGCCGGCCACGGTGGCGGCCGGATCATCAACAACGGGTCGATCGCCGCCCACGCCCCGCGGGCGCAGGCCGCGGCCTATGCCGCCTCCAAGGCGGCGGTGGCCTCCCTGACGGTCTCGACGGCCCTGGACGGGCGGGACTGCGGGATCACGGCCACCGAGCTGGACATCGGCAATGCCCGGACGGACCTGCTCGGCACCTTCACCGGCGCCGAACCGATGTTCAGTGCCGACGATGCCGCACGTCTGCTGACCACCGTCGCCGAACTGCCGGCGGGTGTCAGTGTGGACGCGGTGACCGTGACCGCCGCCGGAATGCCGTACCTCGGCCGGGGCTGA
- a CDS encoding TIM barrel protein, translating to MTSDWDRPDPDRLCTAVNCSIGRPAGDPDLGRARQLGLDRIELWWPWTTPEPTDDQVDELVGELKRRGLTLVALNFWGGDTAGGERGVLDVEDLSARHLDAHARLAGKTGADRFNLLVGRGGRTITTAQRDRIARVADSVTGRGLGTVLLEPSRSPGEGPADYPLQTFDDVYDVLFSTAGTGLLVDFWHLAGTEGTAGIGTWLERITASRQLPSHVQIADDPGRGAPGTGHLPVGEWVAGLHAAGYTGDVAGEWVW from the coding sequence ATGACCTCCGACTGGGACCGCCCCGACCCCGACCGGCTCTGCACCGCCGTCAACTGCTCGATCGGCCGCCCGGCCGGTGACCCCGACCTCGGCCGCGCACGGCAGCTCGGACTCGACCGCATCGAACTGTGGTGGCCGTGGACCACCCCGGAGCCGACCGACGACCAGGTCGACGAGCTCGTCGGGGAACTGAAACGGCGCGGACTCACCCTCGTCGCCCTGAACTTCTGGGGCGGGGACACCGCCGGCGGCGAGCGGGGCGTCCTCGACGTCGAGGATCTCAGCGCCCGCCATCTGGACGCACACGCCCGCCTCGCCGGCAAAACCGGTGCCGACAGGTTCAACCTGCTGGTCGGCCGGGGCGGGCGGACAATCACCACCGCCCAACGTGACCGGATCGCCCGGGTGGCAGACTCGGTGACCGGCCGCGGACTCGGCACCGTGCTCCTCGAACCGAGCCGCAGCCCGGGGGAGGGGCCGGCGGACTATCCGCTGCAGACCTTCGACGACGTCTACGACGTGCTGTTCTCCACGGCCGGAACCGGGCTGCTCGTGGACTTCTGGCACCTCGCCGGGACCGAGGGTACGGCGGGGATCGGGACCTGGCTGGAGCGCATCACGGCGTCCCGCCAGCTGCCGTCCCACGTCCAGATCGCCGACGACCCGGGCCGCGGCGCCCCGGGCACCGGACACCTGCCGGTGGGCGAGTGGGTGGCGGGCCTGCATGCGGCCGGTTACACCGGCGATGTCGCGGGGGAGTGGGTGTGGTGA